GTGATCGCCTCCGTCGCCGACGAGGGCGGCACCGCCGACGAGGTCCGCCGCTCGGCGGCCGGAATCCTCGTCGCCCCCGAGGACCCGGCCGCCCTGCTCGAAGCGGTGCGGAAGACGACCGCCGACCCGGCCGCCGCCGACGCCCTCGGGGCCGAGGGGCCGCGCTACGTCGCCCGCCATCTGAGCCGGGAGGCGGGCCTCGCCCGCTTCGACGACCTGCTCGCCGAGGTCCTGCCGGACGCACGAGGGAGTATCCGCCGATGACGTCGCACCACCGCGCCCCGGACGACCAGGACGAGCCGGCGCTCCTGCGCGACCAGTTCCGCCAACTCCTGCGTTACCGCTCCCTGCTGGCCACCGGAGTCGCCGTCGGCCTGCTCGGCGGCGGCTTTCTCGCTCTCGGCGGCGACGACGTCTACACCGCCACCGGCGAGGTGCTCGTCCGCTCCGCGATCTCCGACCCCTTCGCCGCCGGATCCACCGCAGACAAGGGCATCAACATCGGGTCCGAGCGCCAGACCGCCGTCAGCGACACGGTGGGCACCCTGGCCGCCGGGACCCTGCTCAAGGCGGGCGACGACGTCACCTCCCGCAAGCTGCTCACCGGACTCCAGGTCACCAACCCGCCCAACACCCTCACCCTCCGCTTCTCCTACACGGCCGCCACCCCCGAGCAGGCCCGCGCCCGCGCCGAAGCCCTCGCCGGGGCCTATCTGGCCCACCGCAAGGCGCGCACCGAGGAGAGCATCCAGAACATGTCCGACGGCTACCGGGCCCAGCTCGGACCGCTGGAGGAGAAGCGCGACCTGCTGGAGAACCAGATCGGGGCGGGCGCGGAGGACGACGTCAGCAGCGCCCGCGCCAACATCATCGTCTCCATCTCCGAGCTGAGCCGGAAGATCTCCGAGCTGAAGGCCCTGGACACCACCCCCGGCTACCTCAACAAGAAGCCCGTCGCCCCCACGTCGCCCACCGGACCCGGCCTGCCCCTGCTCCTCGGGCTCGGCGGCGTCGTCGGCCTCGCGCTGGGACTGCTGCTCTCCTGGGTGCGCCTCGTCTTCGACCCCGCCGTACGCTCCACCCGCGAGCTCGTCCGCTCGCTCGGCGCACCCCTGCTCGGCACCCTGCCCCGGGAACGCGCCGCCGCGGGCAGCCTGCTCGCCATCGGCCGCGGCACCTCCCGGCTGGCCGAGGAGTACCGCGCCGTCGCCTTCCGGCTCGCCTACGACCCGTCGTTCGCCGAGAGCCGCCGCCTGCTGGTCACCGCCCCGCGCGGCGACAGCACGGAGGCCGCCGCCGCTGCCGCCAACCTGGCCGCAGCCTTCGCCGAGATGGGCCGCGACGTCCTGCTCGTCGAGGCGGACCTGCGCACCCCCTCGCTCGCCCGCGACCTGGGCTCCGCCGCCCACGAGGTGCGTCCGCCGCGCTGGGCCGCCGAGGAGGGCGGCGGTGGCTGGCCCGCCGGCGGCCGCACCAATGTGGACGTGCCCGGATCCGGCGCCTTCGCCCTGATCCCCGGGACCGTCGTCGACAACGTCCCGCGCGCGCTGACCTCCCCGCCCGTCGGCCGCATCGTCGCCGAGGCCGAGGGGGCCGGCAACGTCGTCATCGTCCTCGCCCCGCCCGTCCTCTCCTACGCGGACGCGGTCGCCCTGGTCGACCGGGTGGAAGGCGTCATGATCGTCTGCGATCCGCGCGAGGTGCACCGCAGCGACCTGGAACGCATCCGCGAGATCATCGGAGCCTCCGGCGGCTCCGTGCTCGGCGCGCTCCTCCACCCGGGCCGGGGACGGCGGCGCCGCGAGCGACGGCAGCCGAAGCCGACCCGCCGCCGGGGCGGTGGCGGCGGGCCCACCCTCACCGCCGGGCCGGACACCACCGGGAACACCGGCGACCCCACCGAGACCCTCGGCCTGCGCACCTTCACCCTGCCGGCCGCGCGCCGGTGAGAGCCCGCACCGCCGTCCTCTGTTCGGTCGCGGACCAGGGCGTGGCGGCGCTCACCAATATCCTGGTGCTCCTCGCCGCCGCCCGGCTCTCCACCCTCACCGACTTCGCCCGCTTCTCCGCGGTCTACCTGGTCTTCACGGTGCTCCTCGGCGTCGCGGGCGCGTACACCGGGCAGCCGCTGGTCCTGAGGCGCGGCGCGGGGGAGGAGACCCGGGGCGCCTGCCGGTCCGCCGTCGCCTTCACCGTCCTCGCCTCGGCGACCCTCGGCGCACCGCTCGCGGCCGTCTGCGTCCTCGTCCCCGGCGACACCGCCCGCGCGCTGATGACGCTCGGTCTCGTGCTCCCCGTGGTGCTGGGGCAGGACGCCGCGCGGTACGCCTTCTCCACCCTCCAGCGGCCCCATCTCGCGCTGACCGCCGACCTGGTGCGGCTCGGCTGCGTGCTGGGGGCGCTCGCCGCGCAGGACCACGGGGCGTCCCCGGCGCGCCTGATCGCCGTCTGGGGCCTCTCCGCCCTGCCCGCCCTGCTCCTGTCCGCCGCCCTCCTCCACCGGGCCACGGCGGGGGCCCCGGTGCGGCTGCGCCCGATGCTGCGGCGCGGATATCTCGGGCAGCGCTTCACCGTCGAGTTCGGCGTCGGCAACGCGACCGGCCAGCTGTCCGTGCTCGGCCTGGGCGCGGTCGGCAACCCGCTCCTCGTCGGCGCGCTGCGCGGGGCCACCACCCTCTTCGGACCGCTCAACGTGCTCTACACCTCGGCCACCTCCTTCGGCCCCCCGCTGCTCGGCCGCATCGGCGACGAACGCCGCCGGATCCGCGCCACCGCCGCCCTCGCCGCCGTCCTCGCGGCGACCGCTGCGCTCTGGGCCACGGTGCTCGCCCTGCTGCCCGACCGCGCCGGACGCGAACTGCTCGGCGACACCTGGCCCGCGGCCGCCGCCCTGCTCCCCGCCACGGGCAGCCAGTACGCGGCGATGGCCGCCGGCACCTGCGGGCTGCTCGCCCTGCGGATGCTCGACCCGCGCACCACGCTCAGCGTCCAGGTCGTCTTCTCGCTCACCACGGTGGCGTTCCTCGCGGGCGGTTACGCCGTGGGGGGCGTCCCGGGAGCCGCCTGGGGGCTCGCCCTGGGTTCGCTCTGCAAGGCCGTCGCGACCTGGACGAGGGTGGCCCGGCTGCGCCGCCGGGGGCCCGCGCCCGAGGGGCCCGTCAGCGCCGACGCGCTGCCCGCTGCTCCCTGAACGTGGTGATCAGCACCAGGCACAGGGCCGCGATGGCCAGCTTCCCCACCGCCTGGAGCAGCGGGCCGCGCAGCAGGATGAAGGTGTATCCGGCGATCAGCGGGGCCGCGATGGCCAGCACACTGCCCGAACCGGGACCGGCCCGGGTGACCGCGAGGGCGTACCTGCGGTCGGTCCGGGCCGACGCGTAGCCGATCAGCGCCATCCCGCCGATCATCCCTGCCGGACCGAGATCGACCCAGAACTCGGTCCACAGCGGGGCCGAGAGGTTGGTCATCCGCAGCCCCATCCACTGCCCGACCCGGACCCCGGTGTCCTCCGGCTTCCCGCTCCACACCGCCCGCGGCACGAAGAACAGCGCGGAGCCCGTCAGCTGGCGGCCGTAGGTGTGCCCCCGGGTGTCGACCCACGAGATGGTGTTGGCGAACATCACCATCTGGTCGTAGTCCTTGGTCACCAGCGGATCGAAGACCGAGGCCGACTGCACGGGCCGCTCTCCCCCCTCCTCGTACCGGAACTTGTCCGCGTACGGGAACACCACCAGCGCCCCCACCACCCCCGTCGCCAGCACTGTGCGGTAGAACGCGGCACTGCTCGGGAACGCGGTGAACACGAACGCCATCAGCACCGTGAGGAACCAGTAACGGGCGTTGGAGACCGGGTTGTTCACCACGAGGTTCAGCATCGCCAGCGCCACCCACACCAGCACCGTCGACGGGGTGCGCCGGGCACGGCGGGAGGTCGCCAGCCGGCGGGTGTAGAACAGCAGCGCGAGCAGCGCGGGGACCTGGCCGAAGCCCTTGATGAACGCCGAGCCCACATTGGACCCCTCCGTCACCACCCCGCTCGCCGCGACGGTCTCGTTGATCTCCTGCCGGCTGGAGAAGAAGACCGCGGGCCCGCCCAGCTTCAGCACGTAGAACGCGCTCGCCGCGAAGGCCAGCACCACGAGAAGCCGCAGCCGCACCGGATGCGCCCGCGCGGGCCCCTGGCCAGAGCCCCGCGCGGAGGGCGCCCGGCGGCGCAGCGGGCGCCGCGAGGCCAGCAGCGCCCCCAGGTCATAGGCGGCACACCCCACCAGGATCATCGAGATCGCGGTCACCAGGTCCTGACGCGGCCCCACCATCGGCGTCGGCGTCTGCCCGATCACCACCTGGGCGAACGGCGCCACGCCCATCGCGATGTACACGAACATCCAGAAGACGCCCTGGAGCAGCCGCCGCCGGGTCGAGAGGATCATCGTCGCCAGCCTGGCCCCCGCATAGCAGGTCAGCACCAGCTGGAGCCAGTACGCCGTGTCCCGGACCCCGCTGCCGGGCTGGGCCGCGATCACCGCGGGCAGGAAGCAGACCAGCCCCAGGATGAGCGGCACGGACAGGGCCCGCGACAGCATCGACCAGGCGATCGGCCGCTCGGGAGGCTCCGGAGGGCCGCCCGGAGCGCCCTGCCACGCAGCCACACGGTCGGCCTGCTCCTGCGCCGACGTGTGCACCGACGTCATGCGCCCCCCAGGGATCAGTGAACCGCTGAACACTCTAACGAATCGCCCCACTTGAGGAAGGCCGATGGCTACTCTGTGAACAAGTGGCCATGGTCGAGGGGAACTCCGGTGAAAATCCTGCACGTTGTCACGCTCCACACTCCGGACCACGCCTTCGGCGGTCCGACCCGGGTGGCGTTCAACCTGTCCAGGGTCCAGCGGGCCGCCGGGGACGACGCCCGCGTCATGGCCCTCGGCGACGGCTTCCCCGGCGGTGAACTTCCCCGCCAGGTCGAGGGAGTTCCGGTCCACCTCTTCCAGGCGCGGCACCTTCTCCCGATGTTCGAGGTCAGCGGCATCACCTCCGCGGCGCTGCTGAACACCGCGCGCCGCATGATGCGCGGCGCCGACCTCGTCCACGTCCATCTCATGCGGGACCTGGTGACCCTGCCCGCGGCGCTCCTCGCGCTCGCGACCCGGACGCCCCTGGTCGTCCAGACCCACGGCATGATCGACCCCACCGAGAAGAAGGTCGCCCAGCTCACCGACCTGCTCGGGGTCCGCAAGGTGCTCCGTGCGGCGGACGCCGTCCTGCACCTCACGGAGATGGAGCGGGTCGATGTGAACGCCGTCGCCGCACCGGTGCCGCTCACCCGCACCGTACGGCTGGTCAACGGGGTCCGCCCGCAGGAGCGCAAGCCCGCCCGTGAACCCGGCCGCCCGCCCACCGTGCTCTTCCTCGCCCGGATCCAGGAGCGCAAGCGGCCCGAGGACTTCGTCGCCGCGATGCCGCACGTCCTCGCCCGCCACCCGGACGCCCGGTTCGTGCTGGCCGGGCCGGACACCGGCGCGCTGGCCGGCACCCTCGCACTCGCCCGGAAGCTGGGTGTGGCCGACTCCCTCGACCACGTGGGCCCGCTGGAGCACGATCAGGTCCTGGCCGCCGACCGCGAGGCCGATGTGTATGTGCTGCCGGCGATCGAGGAGCCGTTCCCGGTCTCGGTGCTGGAGTCGATGTCGGTCGGCACCCCGGTCGTCATCACCCGCACCTGCGGGCAGGCCCCCGACGTCTCCGGGGCGGGGGCGGGCCGGGTCATCGACAGCCGGGTCGGCGAGGACGCGGCCAACGCCCGCAAGGTCGCCGACGCGATCCTGGAGCTGCTGGAGCCGGAGGCGGCGGAGCAGGCGGGCAAGGCCGCCTGGGAGCTGGTGAACGAGCAGTTCACCATCGAGGCCGTCACCGCCACCCTCCGGCGGACCTACGAGGACGTGGTCCGCCGGAAGCGGGGACGATGACCGGGACGCTGATCAACGCAACGGCTTCTCCCGCGATTTGAGGGCGATCTGCCAGCGGTAGAAGCTCATCGCCAGCGCGAAGTCGAAGCCCGCCCGGCCGTCCAGGAAGCCCCGCCGGTAGAGGTACATGTACGCGAACGACACCACCGGCTTGAACGGCGCCTTGTGGAACAACTGCCCCTGGCGGGACTTGACCTGGCGCACCTGCTCCTTCACCTGGGGGTGCTGCTCCAGCCACGCCTCCCAGTCCGAGTAGCGGTTGTGCCGCTCGAACCAGGCGGTCACCGGATCGAGGTCCTGGTGCTCGATGGGGTGGGTGAGGGTCCCCACCGTCGCCGCGACCGGCTGGTAGTGGCCCTCCACCTCGCCGATGCCCGGGGCGTCGAGGTCCCCGACCTCCGGGTAGTGGGAGCGGGTCCGGTCGGTCAACGAACGCTTGCGGATGGTGTATCCGTGGCGCAGCCGCTTCCCCGAGAACCAGTAGCCGAGCGGTATGTCGTACGCGGCGGGCTTCGGGGCCGCCGGGTCCCGGAAGGTCTCCCGCAGCTCGGCCAGCAGCCCGGGGCTGAGCCGCTCGTCGCCGTCCAGGAGCAGAATCCAGTCCAGGTCGGTGCGGACGTTCTCCAGGCACCACTGCTTCTTGCGCGGGTGACCCCCGTCCCAGGTGTACGTGACCACCTCGGCCCCGCACTCCTCGGCGATCTTGACGGTGTCGTCGGTGCTGTGGGAGTCCACCACCACGACCGCCTCGAAGTGGCCGAGCACCGACTTCACCGCCTCCGCGATGTTGAGGCCCTCGTTCTTGGTGGGGATCGCCACG
The nucleotide sequence above comes from Streptomyces sp. NBC_01116. Encoded proteins:
- a CDS encoding glycosyltransferase family 2 protein is translated as MTAGKPKLPIAVAIPTKNEGLNIAEAVKSVLGHFEAVVVVDSHSTDDTVKIAEECGAEVVTYTWDGGHPRKKQWCLENVRTDLDWILLLDGDERLSPGLLAELRETFRDPAAPKPAAYDIPLGYWFSGKRLRHGYTIRKRSLTDRTRSHYPEVGDLDAPGIGEVEGHYQPVAATVGTLTHPIEHQDLDPVTAWFERHNRYSDWEAWLEQHPQVKEQVRQVKSRQGQLFHKAPFKPVVSFAYMYLYRRGFLDGRAGFDFALAMSFYRWQIALKSREKPLR
- a CDS encoding glycosyltransferase, with amino-acid sequence MKILHVVTLHTPDHAFGGPTRVAFNLSRVQRAAGDDARVMALGDGFPGGELPRQVEGVPVHLFQARHLLPMFEVSGITSAALLNTARRMMRGADLVHVHLMRDLVTLPAALLALATRTPLVVQTHGMIDPTEKKVAQLTDLLGVRKVLRAADAVLHLTEMERVDVNAVAAPVPLTRTVRLVNGVRPQERKPAREPGRPPTVLFLARIQERKRPEDFVAAMPHVLARHPDARFVLAGPDTGALAGTLALARKLGVADSLDHVGPLEHDQVLAADREADVYVLPAIEEPFPVSVLESMSVGTPVVITRTCGQAPDVSGAGAGRVIDSRVGEDAANARKVADAILELLEPEAAEQAGKAAWELVNEQFTIEAVTATLRRTYEDVVRRKRGR
- a CDS encoding lipopolysaccharide biosynthesis protein, with the protein product MTSHHRAPDDQDEPALLRDQFRQLLRYRSLLATGVAVGLLGGGFLALGGDDVYTATGEVLVRSAISDPFAAGSTADKGINIGSERQTAVSDTVGTLAAGTLLKAGDDVTSRKLLTGLQVTNPPNTLTLRFSYTAATPEQARARAEALAGAYLAHRKARTEESIQNMSDGYRAQLGPLEEKRDLLENQIGAGAEDDVSSARANIIVSISELSRKISELKALDTTPGYLNKKPVAPTSPTGPGLPLLLGLGGVVGLALGLLLSWVRLVFDPAVRSTRELVRSLGAPLLGTLPRERAAAGSLLAIGRGTSRLAEEYRAVAFRLAYDPSFAESRRLLVTAPRGDSTEAAAAAANLAAAFAEMGRDVLLVEADLRTPSLARDLGSAAHEVRPPRWAAEEGGGGWPAGGRTNVDVPGSGAFALIPGTVVDNVPRALTSPPVGRIVAEAEGAGNVVIVLAPPVLSYADAVALVDRVEGVMIVCDPREVHRSDLERIREIIGASGGSVLGALLHPGRGRRRRERRQPKPTRRRGGGGGPTLTAGPDTTGNTGDPTETLGLRTFTLPAARR